In the Nitrospirales bacterium LBB_01 genome, one interval contains:
- a CDS encoding DUF2318 domain-containing protein, whose amino-acid sequence MTLFGCKEKQKFLLATLTNGVLEINEGYIKEKTPLFYAYNDNGKTIKFFIVRVNGKVRSYFDVCNSCKIKNLGYRTYEAGIECRACSITIPYEELETGIGSCYPFHLKGEEKDGKYTISKEEILRLKEYL is encoded by the coding sequence TTGACGTTATTTGGTTGTAAAGAAAAACAGAAATTTTTACTGGCTACTCTGACTAATGGCGTTTTAGAAATAAATGAGGGGTATATCAAAGAGAAAACTCCCCTTTTTTACGCTTATAACGACAATGGAAAAACTATAAAGTTTTTTATAGTCAGAGTAAATGGCAAGGTGCGCTCCTACTTTGACGTTTGCAACTCCTGCAAGATTAAAAATCTTGGATACCGAACTTATGAAGCAGGAATTGAGTGCCGTGCCTGCTCAATCACAATACCCTACGAAGAACTTGAAACAGGAATTGGCAGCTGCTACCCATTCCACCTTAAAGGAGAGGAAAAGGACGGCAAATATACTATCTCAAAAGAAGAAATACTCCGACTAAAAGAATATCTGTAA
- a CDS encoding DUF928 domain-containing protein, whose amino-acid sequence MKKFLFCLLVVTLLSLSFGILAATAEEAIAYKPPKLGKPTVRVGAGTRSIDADVLLALVPEHAGLTTKAQPAVCWYMSKPGKAKLEIAALASEAAGPLLDKEIAKPDKGGIYCAKLKHYGVSLEKGAQYKWMISAVDEKGQILKSMAGGGNIVVTEPSDEFLKKVSTAKDTQVPSINASEGYWYDALESISDLITKHPKDMNLRGIRASLLHQVGLEQAADFDKKASE is encoded by the coding sequence ATGAAAAAGTTTTTGTTTTGTCTACTGGTAGTCACATTATTGTCGTTATCGTTTGGAATACTTGCCGCAACTGCAGAAGAAGCTATAGCATACAAACCTCCAAAGCTTGGAAAGCCAACTGTACGTGTTGGGGCAGGGACGCGGAGTATTGATGCCGATGTTTTATTGGCTCTTGTACCGGAACATGCGGGTTTAACCACAAAAGCACAGCCAGCCGTTTGCTGGTATATGTCCAAACCTGGAAAGGCAAAATTAGAAATTGCAGCACTTGCATCTGAGGCAGCAGGCCCTCTGTTAGACAAAGAGATTGCAAAACCAGACAAGGGTGGAATTTACTGCGCTAAGTTGAAACACTACGGGGTCAGCCTTGAAAAGGGGGCACAATATAAGTGGATGATATCGGCAGTTGATGAGAAGGGGCAGATTTTAAAAAGCATGGCTGGTGGTGGCAATATAGTTGTAACTGAACCATCAGATGAGTTTCTAAAGAAAGTATCCACTGCAAAGGATACACAAGTACCCTCTATAAATGCCAGCGAGGGATATTGGTATGATGCACTGGAAAGTATTTCAGATTTAATAACAAAACACCCTAAAGACATGAATTTACGGGGTATCAGAGCATCTCTCTTACACCAGGTTGGACTGGAACAAGCAGCTGATTTTGATAAAAAAGCTTCAGAATGA
- a CDS encoding C40 family peptidase: MEKMMIRLFVLSVLFVFLYGCAEHQVNKGDFHYADGKSWKDDELKTKLLDSKIQNDSATDEFSSANTADHYYNRLTTEPEEDVHVSKRAVLEVNVPKVSLHYLGLRYRRGSDPDRSPYSDCSHLVCAITKRSLTDSGYTFMPNYIPSQSIQANYTFTIQKEDVRPGDLVFFKKAIYAKQRKGKGKKYSKAKHPAGSRIYHVAIVTKVKGDTIYFTHASSDYGVVETSTDSRDWQSYWGKHFHSFGRWRQDVFAKTDNIAKHGESSANIN; encoded by the coding sequence ATGGAAAAGATGATGATAAGACTTTTCGTTCTGAGCGTACTTTTTGTATTTCTGTACGGATGCGCAGAACATCAGGTAAACAAAGGAGATTTTCACTATGCTGATGGGAAATCGTGGAAAGATGACGAACTAAAAACAAAATTGCTCGACAGCAAAATACAAAACGACTCTGCAACGGATGAATTCTCCTCCGCCAATACTGCCGATCACTACTATAACAGACTCACAACTGAACCAGAAGAGGACGTTCATGTCTCAAAAAGGGCAGTGCTTGAGGTCAATGTCCCTAAGGTGTCGCTCCATTACCTTGGGCTGCGTTACAGACGCGGTTCAGACCCTGACAGATCCCCGTATTCCGACTGTTCTCATCTTGTATGTGCTATAACGAAAAGAAGCCTGACCGATTCCGGCTACACTTTTATGCCTAATTATATCCCGTCTCAGTCAATTCAAGCCAATTACACCTTTACGATACAGAAAGAAGATGTCAGACCCGGAGATCTTGTCTTCTTTAAGAAAGCAATCTATGCTAAACAACGTAAAGGTAAAGGAAAGAAGTATTCCAAAGCAAAACATCCAGCCGGTTCAAGAATATACCACGTTGCAATAGTCACTAAAGTCAAAGGCGACACAATATACTTTACACACGCCTCATCCGACTACGGGGTTGTAGAGACTTCTACCGACTCCAGAGACTGGCAGTCTTATTGGGGAAAACATTTTCATTCCTTCGGCAGATGGCGCCAGGATGTTTTTGCAAAAACCGATAATATTGCTAAGCACGGCGAAAGCTCTGCAAATATAAATTGA
- a CDS encoding YfhO family protein: MPSNLTHPGYGLKFLLFFIQKIGYLTGAISVSDLSSLNFSLNPIICIAELTDFNRLVSPFLALSIVVFLWASLEVYFKPDFKLSIFMLLFLGLEESLIYHSSMIRSELYSVFYICAEVFFVLLAAKTQKRSVKTISLIIAGMLSGLAFLTKVQAFVLTAFLLPLLTCLVLYASESGENDTAHQRMPLWLFIVSVFNTVTMGILLFNAYNFIMPDELTLLFTGVYGFTKFSLSFTVMLGSLFIFTTVVYFVKKFYGNIGKTVVFVNLMILGFILSVFSHYLLLKSTSSCYVYLLADLKAVFFNPLYTGTGGFMSYFDKTSHQFMYNPTLFITNLLLIAFLISGYFLKLIRALWIEIVILTAVCFFCFLNIFIGTRFILRDVLWAEIFTNFLSLFIFLFIMLRLVKFRRVFSTAFIGLFIFLFYINALHSKEMPIRINANYNTYGWKILLTQVYCNSPYEYYFSEPMVNSYRMNLTEDALREAAKSTENYKRKKYAAAFVFPGVNLNLRHIGYVAKTRPVWTDLLYVRIADFPDILKDAMVIDVLSALGDKNATLPFYFDPQSVTSTDKELFYQSENQDKLRKGKKSGVLPVLTRQDLDIYLFVDKADFQKLTKTADAKPLTIKLFAQNAYYEYSGIKIDKYTELELNKFTKRYFFVIKNNYHNFYCIPSNRADY; this comes from the coding sequence TTGCCAAGCAACTTGACGCATCCTGGGTATGGTTTGAAGTTTCTGCTGTTTTTTATACAAAAAATCGGTTATCTTACCGGCGCCATTTCTGTAAGTGATTTATCCAGTCTGAATTTTTCCCTGAATCCGATTATATGTATAGCAGAATTAACAGATTTCAATCGTCTGGTATCTCCGTTTTTAGCCCTTTCCATCGTGGTTTTTTTGTGGGCGTCACTTGAGGTTTATTTTAAGCCTGATTTTAAACTTAGTATTTTTATGCTGCTTTTTTTGGGTCTTGAGGAGTCGCTCATTTACCACAGCAGTATGATAAGAAGCGAGCTTTACAGTGTTTTTTATATATGTGCTGAGGTGTTTTTTGTATTGCTTGCAGCTAAGACTCAAAAGCGAAGTGTAAAAACCATTAGCCTGATAATTGCTGGAATGCTCTCAGGGCTTGCATTTCTAACAAAAGTACAGGCATTTGTATTAACTGCTTTTCTCCTCCCATTGCTCACATGTCTTGTATTATATGCCAGCGAATCTGGGGAAAATGATACCGCACATCAGAGGATGCCGCTTTGGTTGTTTATCGTTAGTGTTTTTAATACAGTTACTATGGGAATATTACTTTTTAACGCCTATAATTTCATCATGCCTGATGAGCTTACACTTCTATTCACAGGTGTGTATGGGTTTACCAAATTTTCGCTCTCATTTACAGTAATGCTGGGGAGTTTATTTATTTTTACTACAGTTGTGTATTTTGTGAAAAAATTTTATGGAAATATCGGGAAAACTGTTGTGTTTGTAAATCTCATGATACTTGGATTTATTTTGTCTGTGTTTTCACATTATCTACTTCTAAAAAGCACATCGTCGTGTTATGTGTATCTTTTAGCTGATCTTAAGGCAGTGTTTTTTAATCCTTTATATACAGGGACAGGAGGTTTTATGAGCTATTTTGATAAAACCTCGCACCAATTTATGTATAATCCAACTCTTTTTATTACTAATTTGCTGTTAATTGCTTTTTTGATTTCAGGGTACTTTCTAAAACTGATACGAGCGTTATGGATAGAAATTGTAATACTTACAGCAGTCTGCTTTTTTTGCTTTCTGAACATTTTTATTGGCACACGTTTTATTTTAAGAGATGTTCTATGGGCAGAGATTTTTACTAATTTTTTAAGCCTTTTTATTTTTCTTTTTATAATGTTGAGGCTTGTAAAATTTAGGAGGGTGTTTTCAACTGCGTTTATCGGTCTTTTTATTTTTTTGTTTTATATAAACGCTCTGCACTCAAAGGAAATGCCTATAAGAATTAATGCCAACTATAACACCTATGGATGGAAAATCCTTCTTACGCAAGTATATTGTAATAGTCCGTATGAGTACTATTTCAGTGAACCAATGGTAAACAGCTACAGGATGAACCTAACCGAGGATGCTCTTAGGGAGGCTGCTAAAAGCACAGAAAATTATAAGCGGAAAAAATATGCGGCTGCTTTTGTATTTCCAGGAGTTAATCTAAACTTGCGGCATATCGGCTATGTAGCTAAAACCAGACCAGTATGGACAGATTTACTCTATGTGAGAATTGCCGATTTCCCCGACATACTAAAAGACGCAATGGTAATAGATGTTTTAAGTGCATTAGGGGATAAAAATGCCACGCTGCCCTTCTATTTTGACCCTCAGTCAGTCACCTCAACTGATAAGGAGTTATTTTACCAATCAGAGAATCAGGATAAGCTCAGAAAGGGGAAAAAGAGCGGAGTTTTGCCTGTTCTAACACGACAGGATTTAGATATCTATTTATTTGTAGATAAAGCAGATTTCCAAAAACTTACTAAGACAGCTGACGCTAAACCTTTAACAATTAAACTTTTTGCTCAAAACGCTTACTATGAATACAGCGGCATTAAAATTGACAAATATACCGAACTAGAGCTTAATAAATTTACCAAGAGATATTTTTTTGTTATTAAAAACAATTACCATAATTTTTACTGTATTCCCTCAAACAGGGCAGATTACTAA
- a CDS encoding class I SAM-dependent methyltransferase, whose product MSELSAKDKVFYDELWKEWDDMHYHSPAPRIRRERIISMLKKAPFKSLLDVGCGNGEFLKEVRDNIRNISLAGADISQLAIESNCKRFNDMRFYQLNLNEETLPEKFDVVTSMEVIEHCSDYTESIKRLSEMTRGRLIITVPCGPVFPIDRIVGHTKHFTVKEIQHAIEKAGLRVISIQRWGFPFFNLYKHAINVSPEKTMESFMSEKPYTWKHKLLSHAVHAAFKLCLPQGGYQLFAEAHR is encoded by the coding sequence ATGTCAGAACTAAGTGCAAAAGACAAGGTTTTTTATGATGAGCTCTGGAAAGAGTGGGATGACATGCATTATCACTCTCCGGCTCCGCGGATAAGACGCGAGAGAATTATCTCTATGCTTAAAAAAGCCCCGTTTAAATCCTTGCTGGATGTTGGCTGTGGAAACGGTGAGTTTTTAAAAGAAGTAAGAGATAATATACGTAATATATCGCTTGCCGGAGCTGATATTTCTCAGCTTGCTATAGAGAGTAACTGCAAGAGATTTAACGATATGAGGTTTTATCAGCTTAACCTAAATGAGGAGACACTGCCGGAGAAATTTGACGTTGTAACCAGCATGGAGGTCATAGAACACTGCAGCGATTATACAGAGTCCATAAAAAGATTGTCAGAGATGACAAGAGGACGGCTCATTATCACAGTTCCATGCGGCCCTGTGTTTCCGATAGACCGTATTGTTGGGCACACTAAGCATTTCACCGTTAAAGAAATCCAACACGCAATTGAAAAAGCCGGCTTAAGGGTCATCAGTATTCAGCGTTGGGGATTTCCGTTTTTTAACCTCTATAAGCACGCTATCAACGTTTCTCCTGAGAAAACGATGGAATCGTTTATGTCTGAAAAGCCCTATACATGGAAACATAAGCTGCTTTCCCATGCTGTTCACGCAGCGTTTAAACTCTGTCTGCCGCAGGGAGGGTATCAGTTGTTTGCCGAGGCTCATCGATAA
- a CDS encoding methyltransferase domain-containing protein, protein MNETHNDFYKRWNALAKPYFGFQLRQFSGFVGKRVGDIGCGYGNFTDLLQDRDLYVGVDSNLEFIKELKLKYMDRSNIKFLHHDIADEAAVNELRALELDTVMCLNLLEHVENDDEVIENICAVLPKGGTICILVPAFQFLFGTLDTFGFHYRRYTKGSLKKILSNQPLEILKMHYFNFPGALGWFIKGRILRHSTHTNDNFYMMNALIPLVEKIEGLIKPPVGQSLVAIARRT, encoded by the coding sequence ATGAACGAGACTCATAATGATTTCTACAAGCGATGGAATGCTCTTGCTAAACCATATTTTGGATTTCAATTAAGACAATTTAGCGGTTTTGTAGGTAAGCGTGTTGGCGATATAGGCTGTGGCTACGGTAACTTTACTGACCTGTTACAAGACAGAGACCTGTATGTCGGAGTTGACAGCAATTTAGAGTTTATCAAAGAGTTAAAATTAAAGTACATGGATAGGTCTAACATAAAATTCCTCCACCATGACATAGCAGATGAGGCTGCGGTTAATGAGTTAAGAGCGCTTGAGCTGGATACTGTAATGTGTCTGAATCTTCTTGAACATGTTGAAAATGACGATGAGGTCATAGAAAACATTTGTGCCGTGCTTCCTAAAGGCGGAACAATATGTATTTTAGTGCCGGCGTTTCAGTTTCTTTTTGGCACGCTTGATACTTTTGGATTTCACTATAGAAGATATACAAAAGGCTCTCTCAAGAAAATACTTTCAAATCAGCCGCTTGAAATACTCAAGATGCACTATTTCAATTTCCCGGGGGCTTTAGGCTGGTTTATAAAGGGGCGAATTCTTAGACACAGCACGCATACCAACGATAACTTTTACATGATGAACGCTCTTATACCTTTGGTAGAAAAAATAGAAGGACTCATAAAACCCCCTGTGGGACAGTCACTGGTCGCAATTGCGAGGCGCACGTGA
- a CDS encoding glycosyltransferase family 2 protein, with amino-acid sequence MPCLNEAETLGICVEKAVGFLKRTGITGEVLVSDNGSTDGSKEIAISHGATVVDVKERGYGAALMGGIAAANGKYVIMGDCDDSYDFTNLEPFVEKLREGYELVMGNRFKGGIKKGAMPPLHRYFGNPFLSGIGRLFFRSPVRDFQCGLRGFNKESIEKINLQTPGMEFASEMVVKATLFKLKLTEVPTTLSPDGRSRAPHLRSFRDGWRYLRFLLIFSPRWLFLYPGIIMIFLGTLLNALIMRGPMPFFGAYLDIHTMLYASAAIVIGVQSVVFALFSKVFAINSKLVPDNDRFIEIVKSFTLEKGIMFGMFFTLIGLTSSVYAVALWSRTDFGRLDAAMMMRITIPAVTTLTVGILIIISSFYLSILGLKSDIERQQSLKKRTKQ; translated from the coding sequence ATGCCATGTCTAAACGAGGCAGAGACTCTGGGAATCTGTGTGGAAAAAGCTGTAGGATTTCTAAAAAGAACGGGAATTACAGGCGAGGTTCTGGTTTCAGATAACGGCAGCACGGATGGTTCTAAGGAGATAGCCATAAGTCATGGAGCTACAGTAGTTGATGTAAAAGAGCGCGGCTACGGGGCAGCTCTTATGGGCGGTATTGCAGCGGCAAACGGAAAATACGTGATAATGGGCGATTGTGACGACAGTTACGATTTTACGAATCTGGAGCCATTTGTTGAAAAGCTTCGTGAGGGCTACGAACTGGTGATGGGTAACAGGTTCAAGGGTGGAATAAAAAAAGGCGCCATGCCTCCGCTTCACAGATACTTCGGGAATCCGTTTCTTAGCGGCATAGGACGGTTGTTTTTCAGAAGTCCTGTCAGAGATTTCCAATGCGGCCTCCGCGGTTTTAACAAAGAATCCATAGAAAAGATAAATCTTCAAACACCGGGGATGGAGTTTGCTAGCGAAATGGTTGTCAAGGCGACACTGTTTAAGCTTAAACTCACTGAGGTGCCGACAACTCTTTCCCCTGATGGCAGATCACGGGCGCCGCATCTGAGGAGTTTTCGCGACGGCTGGCGTTATCTCAGATTTCTGCTGATTTTTAGCCCCAGGTGGCTTTTTTTGTACCCGGGAATCATTATGATTTTTCTTGGCACACTCTTAAACGCACTGATTATGCGCGGGCCAATGCCGTTTTTTGGCGCCTATCTTGATATACACACCATGCTTTACGCATCAGCCGCCATTGTCATAGGTGTGCAGTCTGTTGTTTTTGCGCTATTTTCTAAAGTATTTGCAATTAATTCTAAGCTTGTTCCAGATAACGATCGTTTTATAGAAATTGTTAAATCCTTCACGCTTGAAAAAGGCATAATGTTTGGGATGTTTTTCACTTTAATAGGGCTTACAAGCTCTGTGTATGCAGTTGCGCTTTGGAGCAGGACGGACTTCGGACGATTAGACGCCGCCATGATGATGCGTATAACTATACCTGCCGTAACCACTCTCACTGTAGGCATTCTGATTATCATTTCAAGTTTTTACCTGAGTATTCTTGGACTAAAATCCGATATAGAAAGGCAGCAGTCACTTAAGAAAAGGACAAAACAGTGA
- a CDS encoding flagellar motor protein MotB produces the protein MMRLSTLRTATAKPLRMETLQGKTMTFRKFKGNSKSSGDENLWLITMTDLMSLLLVCFVMFFIITRNKEKALEKAAAQMTLKTAQSEEKAVHAEAGALKHSESKLSNTVQTVVNSQESEQSKAASQTLNAVIKELNLEKNMTAELKNREVMLTIRDSVMFEPSKAEILQQSASMLDSVAEIIKKYPSLTVEIDGHTDNVPIKNSRYPSNWELSTARATSVLRYFTNVHLIEAARFYVKGSGAERPVVSNDTAEHKALNRRVEIRLRDLRS, from the coding sequence TTGATGAGGTTATCTACTCTAAGAACAGCTACGGCAAAGCCTTTGCGTATGGAAACACTTCAAGGTAAGACCATGACTTTTAGAAAATTTAAAGGAAATTCAAAGTCATCAGGGGATGAAAATCTCTGGCTCATCACGATGACCGATTTGATGTCATTACTTTTGGTGTGCTTTGTGATGTTTTTCATTATCACACGAAATAAGGAAAAGGCATTAGAGAAAGCAGCCGCACAGATGACTCTAAAAACAGCTCAGAGTGAAGAAAAGGCAGTCCATGCTGAGGCTGGTGCTTTGAAACACTCTGAGAGTAAGTTATCAAATACAGTGCAAACTGTTGTGAACTCACAAGAGTCTGAACAGAGTAAAGCGGCCTCACAAACGCTTAACGCTGTCATAAAGGAACTGAATCTTGAAAAAAACATGACCGCAGAGTTAAAAAACCGCGAGGTAATGCTTACTATTAGAGATAGTGTGATGTTTGAGCCGTCAAAGGCGGAGATATTACAACAATCTGCGTCTATGCTTGACTCAGTGGCTGAAATCATTAAAAAATATCCGTCTCTAACAGTAGAAATAGACGGGCACACTGATAACGTTCCAATAAAGAACTCCCGTTATCCGTCCAACTGGGAACTCTCCACAGCCAGGGCAACAAGCGTGCTGAGGTACTTTACAAACGTACATTTAATAGAAGCGGCACGGTTTTATGTAAAGGGCAGCGGAGCGGAACGTCCTGTTGTCTCTAACGATACTGCAGAGCACAAAGCACTTAACAGAAGAGTGGAAATACGACTGAGAGACCTACGGTCATAA
- a CDS encoding radical SAM protein → MAVKIEKISAKSALKKSQVKGVDYVLDPYSACTNGCRYCDTNSSGYGDMWGDAVNLIKVNCAEVLKRELPNAERGVVRISSHADPYQPAEGRYKITRNCMEALVPYQFPVELFTKSPLILRDIDVLSQLETLEVGITITTDSDLVRRAFEPQASPIAVRINILKALHEVGINTCVKIDPVLPMNPERLAEKVRLYTDKVIINYSNSVSNKTLRLYKELGYTQWADKNFVKDVLERLKESLQGLI, encoded by the coding sequence ATGGCAGTAAAAATTGAAAAAATATCGGCTAAGTCGGCATTAAAGAAAAGTCAGGTAAAAGGGGTTGATTACGTTTTAGATCCATACAGCGCTTGTACTAATGGCTGCAGGTACTGTGACACAAACAGCAGTGGTTACGGGGATATGTGGGGAGACGCTGTTAACCTGATTAAGGTAAACTGTGCAGAGGTGTTAAAGCGGGAGCTGCCTAATGCTGAGCGCGGTGTTGTCAGGATAAGCTCACATGCTGACCCGTATCAGCCAGCGGAGGGCAGATATAAAATCACAAGGAATTGTATGGAGGCACTTGTGCCGTATCAGTTCCCTGTTGAATTATTCACCAAATCTCCTCTGATATTAAGAGACATTGACGTGCTTAGTCAGTTAGAGACACTGGAGGTTGGAATAACTATTACAACTGACAGCGACCTGGTACGGAGAGCATTTGAACCTCAAGCGTCTCCCATAGCTGTACGTATAAATATTCTTAAAGCGCTTCATGAGGTTGGAATTAACACCTGCGTTAAGATAGACCCTGTGCTGCCGATGAATCCGGAGAGACTGGCCGAAAAAGTGCGTTTATACACGGATAAGGTAATTATAAACTATAGTAACTCCGTGTCTAATAAGACGCTGCGCTTGTATAAAGAACTAGGCTACACACAGTGGGCAGACAAAAACTTTGTTAAAGATGTATTGGAGAGGTTAAAAGAGAGTCTGCAAGGCCTTATCTAA
- the tnpA gene encoding IS200/IS605 family transposase: MSEYVHKSHNVTVLLYHLVFPAKYRRAVFDEQVDDVLREVCLEIEKRYQVKFLEIGTDNDHVHFLVQSVPAYSVTKVVTVIKSLTAREILKRCPQVKRQLRGGEFWTDGYFASTVGKHGNEDTVLSYVKKQGKEYRKIYEDRQLALF, from the coding sequence GTGAGCGAATATGTCCACAAGAGTCATAATGTAACAGTACTGCTATATCATCTAGTTTTTCCGGCAAAGTATAGACGTGCAGTATTTGATGAACAAGTGGATGATGTTTTGAGAGAAGTATGTTTGGAAATCGAGAAGCGATATCAGGTTAAGTTTTTAGAGATAGGTACAGACAATGACCATGTACATTTCTTAGTGCAATCAGTTCCAGCGTATAGCGTGACTAAAGTAGTAACTGTAATAAAAAGTTTGACAGCGAGGGAGATATTGAAGCGTTGTCCACAAGTGAAACGTCAACTAAGGGGTGGAGAGTTTTGGACGGATGGGTATTTTGCTAGCACGGTGGGAAAACACGGTAATGAGGATACAGTTTTGAGTTATGTGAAAAAGCAAGGAAAGGAATATCGTAAAATTTATGAAGATCGCCAGTTGGCTCTCTTCTAA
- a CDS encoding UDP-3-O-acyl-N-acetylglucosamine deacetylase, with protein sequence MRYQTTIKRDVTFEGIGLHTGIYCRVNVYPAPVDHGIVFHRPCKNASFFANVGTVTDTVFATTIGNERAKISTVEHILAVLSALSIDNVTIEVEGPEIPILDGSAIELVNLLMDAGIKKQKRKMPYIRVLKPVVFEDKNTSVTVYPYNGRKISFRLFFPNHFLGEQFFSVDINEDTFIRDIAPARTFGFLKDEEYFRQHGLAKGVSLQNAVIFSDSDVINETGLRFTNECVRHKILDSIGDFALSGFPIMGHIVADKSGHTSNIKFLNTLLSSTDCWEVVTGQVEKSAYPVFSLSYT encoded by the coding sequence ATGAGATATCAGACGACGATAAAGAGGGATGTTACGTTTGAAGGAATAGGTCTGCACACTGGGATATATTGCAGGGTGAATGTCTATCCTGCCCCTGTGGATCATGGAATAGTTTTTCACCGCCCTTGTAAAAATGCCTCCTTCTTTGCAAATGTGGGAACGGTAACTGATACTGTGTTTGCCACAACCATAGGCAACGAAAGGGCTAAAATCAGTACGGTTGAGCATATACTTGCCGTGCTTTCGGCTCTTTCCATAGATAATGTAACGATAGAGGTGGAGGGGCCTGAGATACCTATATTAGATGGAAGTGCCATTGAGCTTGTTAACCTTCTTATGGATGCAGGGATTAAAAAACAAAAAAGAAAAATGCCATATATTAGAGTACTTAAGCCTGTCGTTTTTGAGGACAAAAACACCTCAGTCACCGTGTATCCGTACAACGGCAGAAAAATATCCTTCAGGTTGTTTTTCCCGAATCATTTTCTGGGCGAGCAGTTTTTCTCTGTAGATATCAATGAGGATACCTTCATAAGGGATATAGCACCAGCAAGAACGTTTGGTTTTCTGAAAGATGAGGAATATTTCAGACAGCATGGTCTTGCAAAGGGTGTGTCTCTGCAAAATGCTGTGATTTTTAGCGACAGTGACGTCATTAATGAGACAGGCCTGAGATTTACCAATGAATGTGTAAGACACAAGATACTTGACAGCATCGGAGATTTTGCTCTTTCCGGTTTTCCCATTATGGGACATATTGTTGCTGATAAATCTGGTCATACGTCAAATATAAAATTCCTCAACACGTTGCTTTCCTCTACAGACTGTTGGGAGGTTGTAACCGGTCAGGTTGAAAAATCAGCATATCCTGTATTTAGCTTAAGTTATACATAA